A genomic window from Anthocerotibacter panamensis C109 includes:
- a CDS encoding cytochrome c biogenesis protein: MDIPKVTLNEVWHEVRHEALTTLGSLPLAIVLFLTIALASVAGTVIPQQEDITFYVQSYPDKGQVVLGFLTWERLLALGLNDVYRTWWFISLLILFGTSLITCSFLRQIPMLKTARRWKYYTEPRQISRFALYSELPAPALETLAQALKKRRFQVFQQGDTLYASRGILGRVGPILVHVSIIAILVGGILGALAGFKGQQSAVPGDTFNLSKIRGTDWAKPPAWKVRVDGFRIGTRDNGSIRQFYSDLAVIDEQGKERVRKTIAVNDPLVYDGVTLYQASWAVDSVLFRFGPEDPWIRIPFQALQQKIGGQDTWGAYIPFDPKRQIGILLAASNLQNVMALLYSGDRVVGQPYRLRPGLPAQVGKTSIRLEVKQVIGSTGIQIKKDPGVPLVYVGFGFLMIGVCMSYLSHSQLWAVRQGDRIYLGGKTNRAQVAFEREFATLVRNTTLGVGHG; this comes from the coding sequence ATGGACATCCCCAAAGTTACCCTGAATGAGGTCTGGCACGAAGTCCGGCATGAGGCCCTGACCACCTTGGGCTCGCTGCCCTTGGCGATTGTGCTCTTTTTAACCATTGCCTTAGCCAGTGTTGCCGGGACAGTGATCCCGCAACAAGAAGATATTACCTTTTACGTCCAGAGCTACCCAGATAAAGGGCAAGTAGTCTTGGGCTTCTTAACTTGGGAGCGTCTGCTTGCCTTGGGCCTCAATGATGTCTACCGGACGTGGTGGTTTATCTCTCTACTCATTCTCTTTGGCACCAGCCTCATCACCTGTTCTTTCCTGCGGCAGATCCCAATGCTCAAGACAGCCCGCCGCTGGAAGTACTACACCGAACCGCGCCAGATTTCCCGGTTTGCCCTCTACAGCGAGTTGCCCGCTCCGGCTTTGGAGACCCTCGCGCAGGCGCTCAAGAAAAGACGCTTTCAGGTCTTTCAGCAGGGTGACACACTCTATGCCAGCCGGGGCATCCTGGGTCGCGTGGGGCCGATTCTGGTGCACGTGAGCATCATTGCCATTCTTGTCGGCGGTATTTTAGGAGCATTGGCGGGATTTAAGGGGCAGCAGAGCGCCGTTCCCGGTGATACCTTCAACCTCAGTAAGATCAGAGGCACCGATTGGGCCAAACCTCCAGCCTGGAAAGTGCGCGTGGATGGGTTCAGGATCGGCACCCGCGACAATGGCTCGATCCGCCAGTTTTATTCGGATCTAGCCGTGATTGATGAACAGGGCAAAGAGCGCGTCCGCAAAACGATTGCGGTGAATGACCCCTTGGTCTATGACGGGGTGACTCTCTATCAGGCCAGTTGGGCGGTGGATTCGGTCCTTTTTCGGTTTGGGCCGGAGGACCCCTGGATTCGCATTCCTTTTCAGGCGCTCCAGCAAAAAATTGGCGGCCAGGATACCTGGGGGGCCTATATTCCTTTTGACCCCAAGCGTCAGATTGGCATCTTGCTCGCCGCAAGCAACCTCCAGAACGTGATGGCACTGCTCTACAGTGGAGACCGGGTGGTGGGCCAGCCCTATCGCCTACGTCCGGGGCTACCCGCTCAAGTCGGCAAGACCTCCATCCGGCTGGAAGTCAAACAGGTCATTGGTTCTACCGGCATCCAGATTAAAAAAGATCCTGGGGTACCCCTGGTCTATGTCGGCTTTGGCTTCTTGATGATTGGGGTGTGCATGAGCTACCTGAGCCATAGCCAGCTTTGGGCGGTGCGCCAAGGGGACCGCATCTATCTGGGTGGGAAGACTAACCGGGCGCAAGTCGCCTTTGAGCGTGAATTTGCAACCCTCGTACGAAACACCACGTTGGGAGTGGGCCATGGATAA
- the ccsB gene encoding c-type cytochrome biogenesis protein CcsB, which yields MDNLVALQRTLDDVTCYVLIAATLLYWVHAVFPKPAWVAEVGTAAVAIASLTSGSLLVARWIESGHPFPVSNLYESLFFLCWCLTFAQLCAEYLSRQKVMGLFTMPFATATAAFASFYLPAQLQVSAPLVPALDSNWLMLHVSVMVFSYGFLLAAGGTSMAYLWVTRKDKQVELKGNSIGSGGMRRVEKTPVRSSFTPAEEPVAVGGPSLSSAVVLSEEIAETPSLQALTLAETLDNVSYRLVGLGFPLLTVGIIAGAVWANEAWGSYWSWDPKETWALITWLVFAAYLHARLTKGWQGKRPAWLAVLGFSAVWVTYLGVNFLAQGLHSYGFFLKQ from the coding sequence ATGGATAATCTCGTTGCGCTCCAGCGGACCCTGGACGATGTGACCTGCTATGTACTGATTGCTGCGACGCTCCTCTATTGGGTCCATGCCGTCTTCCCGAAACCTGCTTGGGTCGCAGAGGTGGGGACTGCTGCTGTGGCGATTGCTTCTCTGACGAGCGGGAGTTTGTTGGTCGCTCGCTGGATCGAGTCCGGTCATCCCTTCCCGGTCAGTAACCTCTACGAATCGCTGTTTTTTTTGTGCTGGTGCCTGACTTTTGCTCAGCTCTGCGCCGAATATCTCAGCCGCCAAAAAGTGATGGGCCTCTTCACCATGCCCTTTGCTACGGCGACCGCAGCGTTTGCCTCGTTCTATCTGCCCGCCCAACTCCAGGTGAGTGCTCCTTTAGTCCCCGCCCTCGACTCGAATTGGTTGATGCTGCACGTCAGCGTCATGGTGTTTAGCTATGGCTTCTTGCTTGCTGCCGGGGGGACTTCAATGGCCTATCTATGGGTGACCCGTAAAGATAAACAGGTTGAACTGAAGGGTAACTCCATCGGTTCCGGGGGGATGCGCCGGGTCGAGAAAACGCCCGTGCGCTCCTCTTTTACCCCTGCTGAGGAGCCTGTGGCTGTGGGGGGACCGTCTTTGAGCAGCGCTGTAGTTTTGTCCGAGGAAATAGCTGAGACCCCGAGCCTCCAAGCGCTGACCCTAGCCGAGACCCTAGACAATGTCAGCTACCGGCTGGTGGGGCTGGGCTTTCCGCTGTTGACGGTGGGCATCATTGCTGGAGCGGTCTGGGCCAATGAAGCCTGGGGCTCCTATTGGAGTTGGGACCCCAAAGAAACCTGGGCGCTCATCACTTGGCTGGTCTTCGCTGCCTATTTACATGCCCGTCTCACTAAAGGCTGGCAGGGCAAGCGCCCTGCTTGGTTGGCGGTACTGGGCTTCAGCGCGGTCTGGGTCACCTATTTGGGTGTCAATTTCCTGGCGCAGGGCCTCCATAGCTATGGCTTCTTCCTTAAGCAATAG
- the lepB gene encoding signal peptidase I — protein MASSLSNRHAGSWLRRLREQGLVFAIALVLAVAVRAFIGEPRFIPTGSMIPTLLVDDRLMIEKVSYDLRDPRRGDVVVFRAPQDPGQDYIKRVVGLPGDRLRISAGRLVIAGVDLTREQLLTRYFEANPALAQLFDAQVAAEVRENYQPTVLVRYTLQGAVISLNYPNRGVVPRQVPREEIAILMGVLPEQVVVQPGRVYVNDQPLTEPYTAEDPEYTCPGECPLRAHTWAQELVVPQGQYFVMGDNRNNSKDSHEWGFLPKANIIGRAFIRFWPLHRLGFIR, from the coding sequence ATGGCTTCTTCCTTAAGCAATAGACACGCAGGCTCCTGGCTACGGCGCCTGCGCGAGCAGGGGTTGGTGTTTGCCATTGCGCTGGTTTTGGCCGTGGCTGTGCGTGCCTTCATCGGTGAGCCCCGTTTTATCCCCACCGGCTCGATGATCCCGACCCTGCTGGTAGATGACCGCCTGATGATTGAGAAGGTCAGCTACGACCTGCGGGACCCCCGGCGCGGCGATGTGGTGGTCTTTCGTGCCCCCCAAGACCCAGGACAGGACTATATCAAGCGGGTGGTGGGTCTGCCGGGAGACCGCTTGCGTATCTCAGCGGGGCGGTTGGTCATAGCAGGCGTGGACCTGACGCGCGAGCAATTACTGACGCGCTATTTTGAGGCCAACCCCGCCCTCGCCCAGCTCTTTGATGCCCAAGTAGCCGCTGAAGTTCGCGAGAACTACCAACCCACCGTCTTGGTCCGGTATACGCTGCAGGGAGCTGTGATCAGCTTGAACTACCCCAATCGCGGCGTCGTACCCCGGCAAGTACCCCGAGAAGAAATCGCTATCTTGATGGGCGTCCTCCCTGAGCAAGTGGTGGTTCAACCGGGTCGGGTCTACGTCAACGACCAACCCCTGACCGAGCCCTACACGGCTGAGGACCCCGAGTATACCTGCCCTGGAGAATGTCCGCTGCGTGCCCACACTTGGGCACAGGAATTGGTGGTCCCTCAGGGGCAATATTTTGTTATGGGCGATAATCGAAATAACAGTAAGGACTCTCATGAGTGGGGATTTCTGCCGAAAGCTAATATCATTGGCAGAGCGTTCATTCGCTTCTGGCCCCTCCACCGCCTGGGATTTATTCGTTAA
- the lepB gene encoding signal peptidase I gives MTAVRSWVKKYWEIIENVLLLLAFAFVWFFIAEPRYIPSGSMMPTFLVNDRLIVDKVSYRFRDPQRTEIVIFNIPNKPQDALIKRVIGLPGDHIHIVQGQLTVQGQPVSRIDLWNTYMATHLDLFQRFQKATQNEKNLDQFPSPVVHYTPQMVMIGVAFPTQEIVEQPLTLAQVAQMLGRPVSDLQLTAGGVYVNGERLTEPYINEDPDYSCPNALPAALGKQCFATTGKEFTVPKNDYFVMGDNRNNSNDSHAWGFLPRENIIGKAFVRFWPPNRLGFLP, from the coding sequence ATGACAGCGGTTCGCAGTTGGGTAAAGAAGTATTGGGAGATCATCGAGAACGTTCTGCTCCTCCTAGCCTTTGCATTCGTATGGTTCTTCATCGCCGAGCCACGCTACATTCCTTCTGGCTCGATGATGCCGACCTTCCTGGTCAACGACCGCCTGATTGTCGATAAGGTCTCCTACCGCTTCCGCGACCCGCAACGTACAGAGATTGTCATCTTCAATATCCCCAACAAACCCCAGGACGCCTTGATCAAACGGGTCATCGGCTTACCTGGAGACCACATTCACATCGTGCAAGGGCAACTCACCGTCCAGGGTCAACCCGTCTCGCGCATCGACCTGTGGAACACCTATATGGCGACCCACCTCGATCTGTTCCAGCGCTTCCAGAAGGCGACCCAAAATGAAAAGAACCTCGACCAGTTTCCCTCGCCCGTGGTCCACTATACGCCTCAGATGGTCATGATTGGCGTGGCCTTCCCCACCCAGGAAATCGTTGAACAGCCCCTAACCCTCGCCCAAGTCGCCCAAATGCTGGGCCGCCCGGTCAGCGATTTACAATTGACCGCAGGCGGGGTCTATGTCAATGGAGAACGCCTGACGGAGCCCTACATCAACGAAGACCCGGACTATTCCTGCCCCAATGCGCTCCCGGCAGCGCTGGGCAAGCAGTGCTTCGCCACCACGGGCAAAGAATTTACCGTGCCCAAAAATGACTACTTCGTCATGGGCGACAACCGCAATAACAGCAACGACTCCCACGCCTGGGGTTTCTTGCCCCGCGAAAATATCATCGGCAAAGCTTTTGTCCGCTTCTGGCCTCCCAATCGTCTGGGTTTCCTGCCCTGA
- a CDS encoding TonB-dependent receptor plug domain-containing protein — translation MLSYHRRTKRSHPRQRLWQILCLGLLLGSIEAAAQAEEVVTAQALAAYPAHAQDLAGLHGTFSPSVSAPTLVAQQGADASLSAAEGDEPVDLLSETNITAQRRRTSERENTQTTYVVTRADIKASGATTISDALRLVPGFTLTDSLGGIDNRGFNSLRGLDDARFVFLEDGRPFTNPSNGRNSQISSIPTVDVERIEVVTGGATLRYGADAVAGVINVITRVPEGPPKLTANIQLGSFGFSQYNLEYSGSTGDLTTPGNVAYQLGYVRQSAYNDYPYSVTVPAINGDLRLHDVQNGVPIFGNSQSTPFSFTNNAFGLYVFEDYYYGKLIFSPGKDHRITLFASQQNTRRGDSFLLGFCGIVPANFRASNAGGAAYSYCYTPRYLDYLDQNFGTSYRGRGDNREDETVFNLTWDWNLSELNTLTTQVDYRTTFGDFPSGGGQHYLDDRSIQFQTRYTAQLYPGNTLNTGFQYITNRSSESPFIGAANLFLTTLPGGTPINPVFLPNGPVQQVFDREISRWAVYFTEDLRFFDDTLILNLGSRLTNDNQFGTFTTSGVGIRYNFLGERGRETFGLRANWSQSFKAAGLAQLYALFAPGTQISLPNPQLRPENGSGYDIGLDIALSPTALLRVTHYRIDLTNAILENAALGRQQDTEGNGLFYRFFQTVNAQASLSTGWDFTFNWKLDPHWDLLVSQSFIDARPVGVTDADPGGATNPINGGYFYGFQTQNIPNTTTGLQLRYTSAGFNAALIGLIVGERPVLATFTVPGYARFDLTTSIPLTSNLTFTGAINNLFNANYQLFSANLSYPAPGMTFRVGLETTF, via the coding sequence AACCCTAGTCGCGCAACAAGGGGCAGACGCTTCTTTGAGTGCTGCGGAGGGCGACGAGCCGGTAGACCTTTTGTCGGAAACCAACATCACCGCCCAACGTCGCCGCACCTCCGAACGGGAGAATACCCAGACCACGTATGTCGTAACCCGCGCTGACATCAAAGCTAGTGGGGCGACCACCATCTCCGATGCCCTGCGCCTGGTTCCGGGCTTTACCCTGACGGACAGTCTGGGGGGCATCGATAACCGGGGCTTCAATAGCCTGCGTGGTCTGGACGATGCTCGTTTTGTCTTTTTAGAGGATGGTCGCCCCTTTACCAACCCTTCCAATGGTCGTAACTCCCAAATCTCCTCCATCCCAACCGTAGATGTGGAGCGTATCGAAGTCGTGACCGGCGGAGCCACCCTGCGCTACGGTGCGGACGCGGTGGCTGGAGTCATCAATGTCATCACCCGCGTCCCCGAAGGCCCGCCCAAACTCACCGCTAATATCCAACTCGGCAGTTTCGGCTTTAGCCAATACAACCTGGAATACTCAGGTAGCACTGGCGACCTCACCACGCCAGGGAATGTAGCCTATCAGTTGGGGTATGTGCGCCAGTCAGCCTATAACGATTACCCCTATAGCGTCACGGTTCCGGCCATCAATGGCGACTTAAGACTCCACGATGTCCAAAATGGGGTACCCATTTTTGGAAATTCTCAGAGCACACCCTTCTCGTTTACGAATAACGCCTTTGGCCTCTATGTCTTTGAGGACTACTACTATGGCAAATTGATCTTCTCCCCCGGTAAAGACCACCGCATCACCCTCTTCGCTAGCCAGCAAAATACCCGTCGGGGAGACAGTTTCCTGCTCGGCTTCTGCGGTATTGTCCCGGCCAACTTCCGCGCGAGCAATGCTGGGGGAGCCGCCTACTCCTACTGCTACACCCCACGCTACCTCGACTATCTTGACCAGAACTTTGGCACAAGCTATCGAGGACGGGGGGACAACCGGGAAGATGAGACGGTTTTTAACCTGACCTGGGACTGGAACCTGAGTGAACTTAACACCCTCACGACTCAAGTGGACTACCGCACCACTTTTGGCGATTTTCCCTCAGGAGGAGGGCAGCACTATCTGGATGACCGCTCGATTCAGTTCCAGACGCGCTATACCGCGCAGTTATATCCAGGGAACACCCTCAATACCGGCTTCCAGTACATCACCAATCGCTCCTCCGAGAGTCCTTTTATCGGGGCAGCTAATCTTTTCCTGACCACGCTACCGGGGGGTACGCCCATCAACCCCGTCTTCTTGCCCAACGGTCCGGTGCAGCAGGTCTTTGACCGGGAGATCTCCCGTTGGGCTGTTTATTTCACCGAAGACCTCCGTTTCTTTGATGACACCCTCATCCTCAACCTGGGCTCACGCCTGACCAATGACAATCAGTTCGGAACCTTCACCACCTCGGGGGTGGGTATCCGCTATAACTTCCTCGGGGAACGGGGTCGGGAGACGTTTGGTCTGCGGGCCAACTGGTCTCAGTCCTTCAAGGCGGCAGGTCTGGCTCAACTCTACGCGCTCTTTGCGCCGGGCACCCAGATCTCTTTACCCAACCCGCAGCTCAGGCCGGAAAATGGCTCGGGGTACGATATCGGCCTGGATATTGCGCTGAGTCCCACCGCACTCCTCCGGGTCACCCACTACCGCATCGACCTCACCAATGCCATTTTGGAGAACGCTGCTCTTGGCCGACAACAGGACACAGAGGGCAATGGCTTATTTTATCGCTTCTTCCAAACTGTCAACGCCCAAGCCTCCCTGAGCACGGGCTGGGACTTCACTTTTAACTGGAAGCTGGATCCTCACTGGGATCTGCTTGTCTCTCAATCGTTTATCGATGCGCGCCCGGTTGGGGTGACCGATGCGGATCCGGGCGGGGCTACCAACCCCATCAATGGCGGTTACTTCTATGGTTTCCAGACGCAAAACATCCCCAACACGACGACAGGATTGCAACTGCGCTATACCTCCGCGGGATTTAACGCAGCGCTGATTGGTCTGATCGTGGGCGAACGCCCGGTCCTTGCGACCTTCACGGTTCCGGGCTACGCCCGCTTTGACCTGACCACGAGCATCCCGCTCACCAGCAACCTCACCTTCACAGGAGCCATCAATAACCTCTTCAACGCCAACTACCAGCTCTTTAGCGCCAACTTGAGCTATCCTGCCCCCGGAATGACCTTCCGGGTCGGGCTAGAGACTACGTTCTAG